A stretch of the Bacillus thermozeamaize genome encodes the following:
- a CDS encoding transcriptional regulator — MRITQDELAKALHVTRQTINAIENNKFNPSLELAFKISKFFKRPIEEIFFYKGDELY; from the coding sequence ATGCGTATTACGCAAGATGAGTTAGCAAAAGCATTACACGTTACAAGACAAACGATCAATGCGATTGAAAACAATAAATTTAACCCCAGCCTAGAGTTGGCATTTAAAATATCCAAATTTTTTAAAAGGCCCATTGAGGAAATCTTTTTCTATAAAGGAGATGAATTGTATTGA